In the Symmachiella macrocystis genome, TGCGCGGGCAGGTTTTTGAGTTGCCTCGCTTGGAAACTGAAATTGGCTCTCGTTTCGTCATCAGCACAACCGCACCGGAAAATGCCGCATACATCGTCGCCATCTTAAACGGAAAGGTTCAGCAACCACCGCAATGAACACATTGATGAAACGACTCGCCCTCGGGGCACTCTTGCTCTGCTTTATCCCACCCGTATGTGCCGACGATCCTGATCCAGCGCGTCCTGTACAGTTGGTGGACCCGTTTATTAGTACCGGCGGGAATCGATACGTTTGCGGCAATAATTCTCCCGGGGCTAACGTTCCCTTTGGCGTAGTCCGGTTGAGCCCCGATACGATCTCAGCGTTTGGGGCGACGGCGACAAATATGTCGGGCTATTTTTATCACGATCCCGCAATTTTGGGATTCAGCCACACGCGACTGTGCGGCACCGGAGCCGTCGATGGGGGACACTTTCGCGTGATGCCGGGGGTGGTCGCCAAGCCAGAGAAAAACGTGTTGCGCAATCCGCAACTCAACTTCGATCATGAACAAGAATCAGCGTCGCCGGGGTATTACTCTGTGACGTTCCCGTCTATTGCTGTCAAAGCAGAATTAACAGCGACGCAGCGAGTGGGATTGCATCGCTACACATTCCCCGCCGGCGCCGTTCCGCGGATTTCCCTGGATGTCGGCAGCGCGTTGGGCCGCGGGCGCAGCGAAGCGTGTGAATTGCATCTGCTCCCTGCTGCCAATGAGATCACCGGCACTGCTCGGACATTCGGGTCCTTCTCGGGACGTTATGGCGGACTGCAGGTGTATTTTGTGGCAAGGTTTCGCCGCGGCTGGGAAAACGTCGAGACTTGGTCCGGCGAGAAACTCACGTCCGACCAGACCAATGTCGTCGGCGATGATATCGGCGCAGGATTCACCTTTGCCGCAGCGAAAGAGCAACAAACCATCGAATTCGCGGTCGCGCTGTCGCACGTCAGCATCGAAAACGCCCGCGAGAACCTAGACCAGGAATTGGCACAGCAAAGTTTCGACGACATCCGCACCGCCGCCGCCAACAAGTGGAATACCCTGCTCTCCAAAGTACAAATCGAAGGGGGCAGCCCGGCGGATCGGGAGATATTTTACACAGCGCTGTATCACGCGATGATCATGCCCACGGTTTTCAACGATGTGAACGGGCAATATCTCGGCTTTGATAAACAAATTCACCAAACCGACGGGTTCGAGTACTACACTGACATGTCGCTGTGGGATACGTTCCGCACGACGCACCCGCTGTACACGTTACTCACGCCCGAGCGGCACCGCGATATGCTAGTTTCACTGGTCAAAATGGCCGAACAGGGAGGCAATCTTCCCCGCTGGCCGTCGGGTGCCGGTTACACGAATTCCATGTTCGGCGCGCCGGCGGAGGTCGCGATTGTGGAGGCCTACCTCAAAGGCATTCGCGATTTTGATGTGGAAACCGCTTACCGCGTGATGCGCAAA is a window encoding:
- a CDS encoding GH92 family glycosyl hydrolase; the encoded protein is MKRLALGALLLCFIPPVCADDPDPARPVQLVDPFISTGGNRYVCGNNSPGANVPFGVVRLSPDTISAFGATATNMSGYFYHDPAILGFSHTRLCGTGAVDGGHFRVMPGVVAKPEKNVLRNPQLNFDHEQESASPGYYSVTFPSIAVKAELTATQRVGLHRYTFPAGAVPRISLDVGSALGRGRSEACELHLLPAANEITGTARTFGSFSGRYGGLQVYFVARFRRGWENVETWSGEKLTSDQTNVVGDDIGAGFTFAAAKEQQTIEFAVALSHVSIENARENLDQELAQQSFDDIRTAAANKWNTLLSKVQIEGGSPADREIFYTALYHAMIMPTVFNDVNGQYLGFDKQIHQTDGFEYYTDMSLWDTFRTTHPLYTLLTPERHRDMLVSLVKMAEQGGNLPRWPSGAGYTNSMFGAPAEVAIVEAYLKGIRDFDVETAYRVMRKAALEPAPKGAAYSGRRGITDYVKYGYCPSDKMSQAVAKTLEYASTDAAIVRLAAELGHEKDAALFAKRGQNYRNLWNPETEYFQPRDAQGEFSTPLRPLLLTYVDIGGKFTDDYAEGSALQWRWAVSHDAAGLVSLFSSKEKFVKELEAFFAGSVPQVGALPNGYYWQGNQPDIHAVYLFNAAGRPDLTQKWVRWILKHKHGDGPNGLDGNDDGGTLSAWYVLSSLGFYPVVGTDRYELGSPLWKRAVLQIGDQPLEIIAENYAPERVYVERVELNGKPLDRWWIAHHEIQNGGTLKFVMSDKP